One Klebsiella sp. RIT-PI-d genomic window carries:
- a CDS encoding DUF6708 domain-containing protein, producing the protein MALKTSRLFPQVKYWDEDLPEPQEEQRVYPRLIRVNEINDVWMEIPRYVNHGWGGLWFYAIMLLVFFINSMLFLQLPGVFDRASIDMKIMLIFSNFFLLSFVVWCFRMVLFVPRGAPVRFNRKRQKVYVYEHQQHVWPWKRWPVTIKVLDWADIHGERVFVAGRGNYGHQLYCAVCKPGTYEVVDRFILNWTVGDIRMIYGLWSHCCQYMQGKAVSDRPLITEVPLSWTPFKTVRWPQDIERESTTSPE; encoded by the coding sequence ATGGCGCTAAAAACCTCCCGCCTGTTTCCGCAGGTTAAATACTGGGATGAAGATTTACCCGAACCGCAAGAGGAGCAGCGTGTTTATCCCCGGCTGATTAGGGTGAATGAGATTAATGATGTCTGGATGGAAATTCCGCGCTACGTCAATCATGGCTGGGGTGGGTTATGGTTCTACGCAATAATGCTGTTAGTTTTTTTCATTAACAGCATGTTATTTCTTCAGTTGCCGGGTGTTTTCGATAGGGCATCTATAGATATGAAAATAATGCTTATATTTTCCAACTTCTTTTTACTATCATTTGTAGTCTGGTGTTTCAGGATGGTCTTATTCGTCCCTCGCGGCGCTCCCGTACGCTTCAACCGTAAGCGGCAGAAAGTCTACGTCTACGAGCATCAGCAACATGTATGGCCATGGAAACGCTGGCCAGTCACCATCAAGGTATTGGACTGGGCCGATATTCACGGTGAGCGGGTATTTGTGGCCGGTCGCGGGAATTACGGTCATCAGCTGTACTGCGCGGTCTGTAAGCCGGGAACCTATGAAGTAGTGGACCGGTTTATCCTTAACTGGACGGTAGGCGATATCCGCATGATTTACGGGCTGTGGAGCCACTGCTGCCAGTACATGCAGGGGAAAGCGGTCTCTGACAGGCCGCTGATAACAGAGGTGCCGCTGAGCTGGACGCCGTTTAAGACGGTTCGCTGGCCGCAGGATATTGAGCGTGAATCGACAACTTCGCCTGAATAA
- a CDS encoding DUF6708 domain-containing protein, with amino-acid sequence MALKTSRLFPQVKYWDEDLPEITEEQRVYPRLIRVNEINDIWMEIPRYVNHGWGGLWFYAIMLLVFFINSMLFLQLPGVFDRASIDMKIMLIFSNFFLLSFVVWCFRMVLFVPRGAPVRFNRKRQKVYVYEHQQHVWPWKRWPVTIKVFDWADIHGERVFVAGRGNYGHQLYCAVCKPGTYEVVDRFILNWTVGDIRMIYGLWSHCCQYMQGKAVSDRPLITEVPLSWTPFKTVRWPQDVERESTTAPE; translated from the coding sequence ATGGCGCTAAAAACCTCCCGCCTGTTTCCGCAGGTTAAATACTGGGATGAAGACCTACCCGAAATAACAGAGGAACAGCGTGTTTATCCCCGGCTGATTCGGGTGAATGAAATTAACGATATCTGGATGGAAATCCCCCGCTACGTCAATCATGGCTGGGGTGGGTTATGGTTCTACGCAATAATGCTGTTAGTTTTTTTCATTAACAGCATGTTATTTCTTCAGTTGCCGGGTGTTTTCGATAGGGCATCTATAGATATGAAAATAATGCTTATATTTTCCAACTTCTTTTTACTATCATTTGTAGTCTGGTGTTTCAGGATGGTGTTATTTGTCCCTCGCGGTGCCCCTGTGCGTTTCAACCGCAAGCGGCAGAAAGTCTACGTCTACGAACATCAGCAACATGTATGGCCGTGGAAGCGCTGGCCAGTCACCATCAAGGTATTCGACTGGGCCGATATTCACGGTGAGCGGGTGTTTGTGGCCGGTCGCGGGAATTACGGTCATCAGCTGTACTGCGCGGTCTGTAAGCCGGGAACCTATGAAGTGGTGGACCGGTTTATCCTTAACTGGACGGTAGGTGATATCCGCATGATTTACGGCCTGTGGAGCCACTGCTGCCAGTACATGCAGGGGAAAGCGGTCTCTGACAGGCCGCTGATAACCGAGGTGCCGCTGAGCTGGACGCCGTTTAAGACGGTTCGCTGGCCGCAGGATGTTGAGCGTGAATCGACCACTGCGCCTGAATAA
- a CDS encoding DUF6708 domain-containing protein produces MLSVNRPLRLNKRTGNQYNKDSNAMALKSSRLFPQVKYWDEDLPEITEEQRVYPRLIRVNEINDIWMEIPRYVNHGWGGFYFFLLIPIPLVFLFSFIFVISWPEPDGSFKLLLIVIIFNFLTITAYLLRTALFVPRGAPVRFNRKRQKVYVYEHQQHVWPWKRWPVTIKVFDWADIHGERVFVAGRGNYGHQLYCAVCKPGTYEVVDRFILNWTVGDIRMIYGLWSHCCQYMQGKAVSDRPLITEVPLSWTPFKTVRWPQDVDRESTTSPE; encoded by the coding sequence ATGTTGAGCGTGAATCGACCACTGCGCCTGAATAAGCGGACCGGAAATCAATATAACAAGGACAGTAATGCAATGGCACTAAAAAGCTCCCGCTTATTTCCACAGGTTAAATACTGGGATGAAGACCTACCCGAAATAACAGAGGAGCAGCGTGTTTATCCCCGGCTGATTCGGGTGAATGAGATTAACGATATCTGGATGGAAATCCCCCGCTACGTCAATCACGGCTGGGGTGGATTTTATTTTTTTTTGTTGATCCCAATCCCTCTTGTTTTTTTATTTAGTTTTATATTTGTTATTTCATGGCCTGAGCCAGATGGAAGCTTTAAGTTATTATTAATTGTAATTATTTTTAATTTTTTAACTATAACTGCATATTTATTAAGAACGGCCTTATTCGTCCCTCGCGGTGCCCCCGTACGTTTCAACCGCAAGCGGCAGAAAGTCTACGTCTACGAGCATCAGCAACATGTGTGGCCATGGAAGCGCTGGCCAGTCACCATCAAGGTATTCGACTGGGCCGATATTCACGGCGAGCGGGTGTTTGTGGCCGGTCGCGGGAATTATGGTCATCAGCTGTACTGCGCGGTCTGTAAGCCGGGAACCTATGAAGTGGTGGACCGGTTTATCCTGAACTGGACGGTAGGCGATATCCGCATGATTTACGGGCTGTGGAGCCACTGCTGCCAGTACATGCAGGGGAAAGCGGTCTCTGACAGGCCGCTGATAACAGAGGTGCCGCTGAGCTGGACGCCGTTTAAGACGGTTCGCTGGCCGCAGGATGTTGATCGTGAATCGACAACTTCGCCTGAATAA
- a CDS encoding DUF6708 domain-containing protein has product MALKTSRLFPQVKHWDEDLPEPQEEQRVYPRLIRVNEINDVWMEIPRYVNHGWGGLWFFLILALFPLFIVSDSLFNNIDRLDLLFYTLAFFIVSFILFLIKMVLFVPRGAPVRFNRKRQKVYVYEYQQYVWPWKRWPVTIKVFDWADIHGERVFVAGRGNYGHQLHCAVCKPGTYEVVDRFILNWTVGDIRMIYGLWSHCCQYMQGKAVSDRPLITDVPLSWTPFKTVRWPQDVERESTTAPE; this is encoded by the coding sequence ATGGCGCTAAAAACTTCCCGCTTATTCCCACAGGTTAAACACTGGGATGAAGACTTACCCGAACCGCAAGAGGAGCAACGTGTTTATCCCCGGCTGATTCGGGTGAATGAGATTAATGATGTCTGGATGGAAATCCCCCGCTACGTCAATCATGGCTGGGGTGGATTATGGTTTTTTTTGATTTTAGCATTGTTTCCATTATTTATTGTCAGTGATTCATTATTTAATAATATTGATAGATTAGATTTATTATTTTACACATTGGCTTTTTTTATTGTTTCTTTTATTTTATTTCTAATCAAAATGGTGTTATTTGTCCCTCGCGGCGCTCCCGTGCGCTTCAACCGTAAGCGGCAGAAAGTCTACGTCTACGAGTATCAGCAATATGTATGGCCGTGGAAACGCTGGCCAGTCACCATCAAGGTATTCGACTGGGCCGATATTCACGGCGAGCGGGTGTTTGTGGCCGGTCGCGGGAATTACGGTCATCAGCTGCACTGCGCGGTCTGTAAGCCGGGAACCTATGAAGTGGTGGACCGGTTTATCCTGAACTGGACGGTAGGCGATATCCGCATGATTTACGGGCTGTGGAGCCACTGCTGCCAGTACATGCAGGGGAAAGCGGTCTCTGACAGGCCGCTGATAACAGATGTGCCGCTGAGCTGGACGCCGTTTAAGACGGTTCGCTGGCCGCAGGATGTTGAGCGTGAATCGACCACTGCGCCTGAATAA